Proteins encoded in a region of the Halorussus sp. MSC15.2 genome:
- a CDS encoding PQQ-binding-like beta-propeller repeat protein encodes MSIDQPHADVRTTEDGTVVRYLADGPETIRQSDQQIPELNVTQEMLLDSGDDPQSWLMYGGGYRQQRFTSADVITPENVSELSLEYTIKTDEKGKLEGTPIVVPSDPPIMYQTNGPDVVRAVNARSGEVLWVYRFAPDQQGPDEKPPLTCCGVNNRGAAVLGDTLYMTTLTADVVAINRYTGEQKWLYNSAPTGQGYSATWAPVVYNGSILNGSAGGEYGVQGFIESIDAETGEREWRTSMLPKEQWVGDAWKNGAATNWMTITVDPDTDTLYANVGNPVPT; translated from the coding sequence ATGAGTATCGACCAACCGCACGCCGACGTACGCACGACCGAAGACGGAACCGTCGTCCGGTATCTCGCGGACGGCCCGGAGACGATTCGACAGAGCGACCAGCAGATTCCGGAACTCAACGTCACACAGGAGATGCTGCTGGATTCGGGCGACGACCCCCAGAGCTGGCTGATGTACGGCGGTGGCTACCGCCAGCAGCGGTTCACGTCGGCGGACGTGATAACTCCGGAGAACGTCTCGGAACTCTCGCTGGAGTACACCATCAAGACCGACGAGAAGGGGAAGTTGGAGGGGACGCCCATCGTCGTGCCCTCGGACCCGCCCATCATGTACCAGACCAACGGTCCCGACGTGGTGCGGGCGGTCAACGCCCGGTCGGGCGAGGTGCTGTGGGTCTATCGGTTCGCGCCGGACCAACAGGGTCCCGACGAGAAACCGCCGCTCACCTGTTGCGGCGTGAACAACCGCGGGGCCGCGGTGCTGGGCGACACCCTCTACATGACGACGCTGACCGCCGACGTCGTCGCGATAAATCGCTACACCGGCGAGCAGAAGTGGCTGTACAACTCCGCGCCGACCGGGCAGGGGTACTCCGCGACGTGGGCACCCGTCGTCTACAACGGGAGCATCCTCAACGGAAGCGCGGGCGGCGAGTACGGCGTGCAGGGGTTCATCGAGTCCATCGACGCCGAGACCGGCGAGCGGGAGTGGCGCACGTCGATGCTCCCGAAGGAGCAGTGGGTCGGCGACGCGTGGAAGAACGGGGCGGCCACGAACTGGATGACCATCACGGTCGACCCGGACACCGACACGCTGTACGCCAACGTCGGCAATCCCGTCCCGACGTGA
- a CDS encoding PQQ-binding-like beta-propeller repeat protein, with translation MNGIVRPGPNPYSDAVVALDTNSGEVQWYFQEVQHDWWDWDASQPPILFDAEVDGETQKVVSHAGKTGWNYLLGAEDGKLYERSREFCQHLNMWYLPQDNLEDTPWVMPSADGGGEWNPASYSRETGNVHVKAMNYPSKFQWDEVGEWEYPSTYLGGNFTVYPAMQDPGPAPDEWTQQLTYFSAVDPVSGDVVWQDRWENFSLGGSMSTTTGLTFVGNGDGEFIAYDSETGERLWQYQFDASVNASPMSWYDPGVGKQYVAVQAGGGGLRSVKDGRTVGVFSLEG, from the coding sequence GTGAACGGTATCGTTCGGCCGGGACCGAACCCGTACTCGGACGCGGTCGTCGCGCTCGACACGAACAGCGGCGAGGTCCAGTGGTACTTCCAAGAGGTCCAGCACGACTGGTGGGACTGGGACGCCTCTCAGCCGCCGATTCTGTTCGACGCCGAGGTGGACGGCGAGACGCAGAAGGTCGTCAGTCACGCCGGAAAGACCGGGTGGAACTACCTGCTGGGGGCCGAGGACGGAAAGCTCTACGAGCGCAGCCGGGAGTTCTGCCAGCACCTCAACATGTGGTATCTGCCGCAGGACAACCTCGAAGACACGCCGTGGGTCATGCCCTCGGCCGACGGCGGCGGTGAGTGGAACCCGGCGTCTTACAGCCGTGAGACGGGGAACGTCCACGTGAAGGCGATGAACTACCCGAGCAAGTTCCAGTGGGACGAGGTCGGCGAGTGGGAGTACCCTTCGACGTACCTCGGCGGGAACTTCACCGTCTACCCCGCGATGCAGGACCCCGGTCCGGCACCCGACGAGTGGACTCAGCAACTCACGTACTTCTCGGCGGTGGACCCCGTGAGCGGGGACGTCGTCTGGCAGGACCGGTGGGAGAACTTCTCCCTCGGCGGGTCGATGAGTACGACCACCGGTCTCACCTTCGTCGGCAACGGGGACGGCGAGTTCATCGCCTACGATTCGGAAACCGGCGAGCGACTCTGGCAGTACCAGTTCGACGCCTCGGTCAACGCCTCGCCGATGAGTTGGTACGACCCGGGCGTCGGCAAGCAGTACGTCGCTGTTCAGGCGGGTGGCGGCGGCCTTCGCTCCGTCAAAGACGGTCGGACCGTCGGCGTGTTCTCGCTGGAAGGCTAA
- a CDS encoding NusA-like transcription termination signal-binding factor, whose product MVVTLSDTARQFIALFEDETGATARDCVVFEDGEDGDERVVFIVKPGDMAQAIGSGGETVRNVESQLGKSVMLVEDADTPEAFVANALAPAAVYNVTVSEDDETVAYAEVDSEDTGVAIGEDGRNIAAAERLAKRHYDIDDIQLT is encoded by the coding sequence ATGGTCGTCACGCTCTCGGACACGGCCCGCCAGTTCATCGCCCTCTTCGAGGACGAGACCGGCGCGACCGCCCGCGACTGCGTCGTCTTCGAGGACGGGGAAGACGGCGACGAGCGCGTGGTCTTCATCGTCAAGCCCGGCGACATGGCGCAGGCCATCGGGTCGGGCGGCGAGACCGTCCGGAACGTCGAATCCCAACTGGGCAAATCGGTGATGCTGGTCGAAGACGCCGACACGCCCGAGGCGTTCGTGGCCAACGCGCTCGCCCCGGCGGCGGTGTACAACGTCACCGTCAGCGAGGACGACGAGACGGTCGCCTACGCCGAGGTGGACTCCGAGGACACCGGCGTCGCCATCGGCGAGGACGGCCGGAACATCGCGGCCGCGGAGAGACTCGCCAAGCGCCACTACGACATCGACGACATCCAGTTGACCTGA
- a CDS encoding sorbosone dehydrogenase family protein, with translation MGGPSTGRTRRQFLAVVGAAGLAGCGRLAERRSGPEYELNHTAEEWSRYDPGWEKPASSPLSASISPEVLVENLEIPWDLAFAPTGELFVTERTGRVHRFDGGQLHPVATPDEVIDAEAMAPGPDDKPHWKTWFVEGGEGGMLGVAVHPRYPEAPYLFVYFTATSDGDTVNRVVRYDVEADDPAGTGRTIVDDIPAGGVHNGGRIAFGPENYLWITTGEAGEGPLSQDTSSLAGSVLRVDTVGEPAPGNPDLPGDDPDPRVYTYGHRNPQCITWLPDATPIITEHGPDGHDEVNRLVPGANYGWPDARTGPEYEANPAFHRPLVNTTESWGPSGGVFYTGEAIPEWRNRLVFGSLIGQRVNVVSFADDAASLPPVSDDRGLTFDAAWHDDAYAASAHWTLTDVLGRVRHVEQGPDGHLYAVTSNRDGRPKGDTFPRQRDDVLVRLTPTA, from the coding sequence ATGGGCGGACCATCGACCGGGCGGACGCGACGACAGTTCCTCGCAGTCGTCGGTGCGGCCGGACTCGCCGGCTGTGGCAGACTCGCTGAACGACGTAGCGGCCCCGAGTACGAACTCAACCACACCGCCGAGGAGTGGTCTCGATACGACCCCGGGTGGGAGAAACCGGCGTCGTCGCCGCTTTCGGCGTCGATATCGCCGGAGGTGTTGGTCGAGAATCTGGAGATTCCGTGGGACCTCGCGTTCGCGCCCACGGGCGAACTGTTCGTGACCGAGCGGACGGGCCGCGTCCACCGGTTCGACGGCGGCCAACTCCACCCCGTCGCGACGCCCGACGAGGTCATCGACGCCGAGGCGATGGCACCCGGTCCCGACGACAAGCCCCACTGGAAGACGTGGTTCGTCGAGGGCGGCGAAGGCGGGATGCTCGGCGTCGCGGTCCATCCGCGGTATCCGGAGGCCCCCTACCTCTTCGTCTACTTCACGGCGACGTCCGACGGCGACACGGTGAACCGCGTCGTCCGATACGACGTGGAGGCAGACGACCCGGCCGGAACGGGTCGAACCATCGTGGACGACATTCCCGCGGGCGGCGTCCACAACGGGGGCCGAATCGCGTTCGGTCCCGAGAACTACCTCTGGATTACGACCGGAGAGGCCGGCGAGGGTCCGCTGTCGCAGGACACCTCGTCGCTCGCCGGGAGCGTCCTCCGCGTGGACACCGTGGGCGAACCCGCGCCGGGGAACCCGGACCTGCCGGGCGACGACCCGGACCCGCGCGTCTACACCTACGGCCACCGGAACCCCCAGTGCATCACGTGGCTCCCCGACGCGACGCCGATTATCACCGAACACGGACCCGACGGCCACGACGAGGTGAACCGCCTCGTCCCCGGCGCGAACTACGGGTGGCCGGACGCGCGGACGGGACCGGAGTACGAGGCGAATCCCGCGTTCCACCGACCGCTCGTGAACACGACGGAGTCGTGGGGTCCCAGCGGCGGGGTGTTCTACACCGGGGAGGCCATACCGGAGTGGCGGAACCGACTCGTCTTCGGGTCCCTCATCGGCCAGCGCGTCAACGTGGTCTCCTTCGCCGACGACGCCGCGTCACTCCCGCCGGTCTCGGACGACCGCGGCCTGACGTTCGACGCGGCGTGGCACGACGACGCCTACGCCGCGAGCGCCCACTGGACGCTGACCGACGTACTCGGTCGTGTCCGGCACGTCGAGCAGGGACCCGACGGTCACCTCTACGCCGTCACGTCGAACCGCGACGGCAGACCGAAGGGCGACACGTTCCCGCGCCAGCGGGACGACGTGCTCGTTCGGTTGACGCCGACGGCGTAA
- a CDS encoding elongation factor EF-2, with the protein MGRRKKIVEQCERLMDEPENIRNIAIAAHVDHGKTTLTDNLLAGAGMIADQGEATQLMMDTEEDEQERGITIDAANVSMTHEYEDTDHLINLIDTPGHVDFGGDVTRAMRAVDGALVVVDAVEGAMPQTETVLRQALREGVKPTLFINKVDRLISELQEGPEEMQRRLLSVIDDVNELIRGMTEEMDDIEDWTVSVEEGTVGFGSALYKWGVSMPSMQRTGMDFGDIMELERADKRQELHERTPLSDVVLDMVCEHFPNPIDAQPRRIPRIWRGDDSSELAEGMRLVDEEGEVVLMVTDIGVDPHAGEIAAGRVFSGTLEKGQDLYVSGTAGKNRVQSVGIYMGGEREEVDRVPAGNIAAVTGLKDAIAGSTVSSVEMTPFESIEHISEPVITKSVEAKNMDDLPKLIETLRQVSKEDPTIQVTINEDTGEHLISGQGELHLEVITQRIERNQGIPVNTGEPIVVFREAIQEPTDVIEGISPNRHNRFYIQAQPLTDEIIEKIQRGDVSMDMPEQERREALQEAGMGKDMSQNVEHIHGTNILIDDTKGIQHLNETMELVIEGLEEALDDGPLAAEPVQGTLLRLEDAKLHEDTIHRGPAQVIPAVRNAVHNALVQGEVRLLEPMQDVRIDVPNEYMGAASGEIQGRRGRVDDMYQEGDLMVVEGIAPVDEMIGFSSDIRSATEGRASWNTENAGFEVMADNLQRETIMEIRERKGMKLELPEAIGYF; encoded by the coding sequence ATGGGAAGACGAAAGAAGATCGTCGAACAGTGCGAGCGACTGATGGACGAACCGGAGAACATCCGGAACATCGCTATCGCCGCACACGTCGACCACGGTAAGACCACGCTGACGGACAACCTTCTGGCCGGTGCGGGCATGATTGCCGACCAGGGTGAAGCGACCCAACTGATGATGGACACCGAGGAGGACGAGCAGGAACGCGGCATCACCATCGACGCCGCGAACGTGTCCATGACTCACGAGTACGAGGACACCGACCACCTCATCAACCTCATCGACACGCCGGGCCACGTGGACTTCGGTGGCGACGTGACCCGAGCGATGCGCGCCGTCGACGGCGCGCTCGTGGTGGTGGACGCGGTCGAGGGCGCGATGCCCCAGACCGAGACGGTCCTCCGACAGGCGCTCCGCGAGGGCGTCAAGCCCACCCTGTTCATCAACAAGGTAGACCGCCTCATCTCGGAACTCCAAGAGGGTCCCGAGGAGATGCAGCGCCGCCTGCTCAGCGTCATCGACGACGTGAACGAGCTGATTCGCGGCATGACCGAGGAGATGGACGACATCGAGGACTGGACGGTCTCCGTCGAGGAGGGCACCGTCGGCTTCGGGTCCGCGCTCTACAAGTGGGGCGTCTCGATGCCGTCGATGCAGCGCACCGGGATGGACTTCGGCGATATCATGGAACTGGAGCGCGCCGACAAGCGTCAGGAACTCCACGAGCGCACCCCGCTCTCGGACGTCGTGCTCGACATGGTCTGTGAGCACTTCCCGAACCCCATCGACGCCCAGCCCCGTCGTATCCCGCGCATCTGGCGCGGCGACGACTCCTCGGAACTCGCCGAGGGGATGCGTCTCGTCGACGAGGAAGGCGAAGTCGTGCTGATGGTCACCGACATCGGTGTGGACCCCCACGCCGGCGAAATCGCCGCGGGTCGCGTCTTCTCCGGCACGCTGGAGAAGGGCCAAGACCTCTACGTCTCCGGGACGGCCGGAAAGAACCGCGTCCAGAGCGTCGGCATCTACATGGGTGGCGAGCGCGAGGAAGTGGACCGCGTCCCCGCCGGGAACATCGCGGCGGTCACCGGTCTCAAGGACGCCATCGCGGGTTCCACCGTCTCCAGCGTCGAGATGACGCCGTTCGAGTCCATCGAACACATCTCGGAACCGGTCATCACGAAGTCCGTCGAGGCGAAGAACATGGACGACCTGCCGAAGCTCATCGAGACGCTCCGGCAGGTCTCCAAGGAGGACCCGACCATCCAGGTCACCATCAACGAGGACACCGGCGAACACCTCATCTCCGGGCAGGGTGAGCTTCACCTCGAAGTCATCACCCAGCGCATCGAGCGCAACCAAGGTATCCCGGTCAACACGGGCGAACCCATCGTCGTCTTCCGCGAGGCGATTCAGGAGCCGACCGACGTCATCGAGGGCATCTCGCCGAACCGTCACAACCGGTTCTACATTCAGGCCCAGCCGCTCACCGACGAGATTATCGAGAAGATCCAGCGCGGCGACGTGTCGATGGACATGCCCGAGCAGGAACGCCGCGAGGCGCTTCAGGAAGCGGGCATGGGCAAGGACATGTCCCAGAACGTCGAGCACATCCACGGGACCAACATCCTCATCGACGACACGAAGGGTATCCAGCACCTCAACGAGACGATGGAACTCGTCATCGAGGGTCTCGAAGAGGCGCTCGACGACGGTCCGCTGGCCGCCGAACCCGTACAGGGGACGCTGCTCCGTCTGGAGGACGCGAAGCTCCACGAGGACACCATCCACCGCGGTCCGGCGCAGGTCATCCCTGCGGTCCGTAACGCGGTCCACAACGCCCTCGTTCAGGGCGAGGTCCGACTGCTCGAACCGATGCAGGACGTCCGCATCGACGTGCCCAACGAGTACATGGGCGCCGCCTCCGGCGAGATTCAGGGTCGCCGTGGCCGCGTCGACGACATGTACCAAGAGGGCGACCTGATGGTCGTCGAAGGCATCGCGCCGGTCGACGAGATGATTGGCTTCTCCTCGGACATCCGGAGCGCCACCGAGGGCCGCGCCTCGTGGAACACCGAGAACGCCGGCTTCGAGGTCATGGCCGACAACCTCCAGCGCGAGACCATCATGGAGATTCGAGAGCGCAAGGGCATGAAGCTCGAACTGCCCGAAGCTATCGGCTACTTCTAA
- a CDS encoding amino acid-binding protein, with protein sequence MSDDASATDLRAYTVRLELVDEPGELLGALEPIAANGGNLLSVFHERGSLTPRGHIPVEVDLECPPDRFDALVADLREAGVNVIQAGAERYGEEVSILLVGNVIETDFSETLSSIESKADASVSDVSLSAPGGTSEVASARLRLATETGATGEVVTAVREVADRKDLRVVEPLAELEGSA encoded by the coding sequence ATGAGTGACGACGCGAGCGCCACCGACCTGCGGGCGTACACCGTCCGCCTCGAACTCGTAGACGAACCCGGTGAACTGTTGGGCGCGCTCGAACCCATCGCGGCCAACGGCGGCAACCTGCTCTCGGTGTTCCACGAGCGCGGGTCGCTCACACCGCGAGGACACATCCCGGTCGAGGTGGACCTCGAATGTCCGCCCGACCGGTTCGACGCCCTCGTCGCCGACCTCCGCGAGGCGGGCGTCAACGTGATTCAGGCGGGCGCCGAACGCTACGGCGAAGAGGTGTCGATACTGCTCGTCGGCAACGTCATCGAGACCGACTTCTCCGAGACGCTCTCGTCCATCGAGTCGAAAGCCGACGCCTCGGTCTCCGACGTGTCGCTGTCCGCGCCCGGCGGAACGAGCGAAGTGGCCAGCGCTCGCCTCCGACTCGCGACCGAGACCGGCGCGACCGGCGAGGTGGTCACCGCGGTGCGCGAGGTGGCCGACAGGAAGGACCTTCGCGTGGTCGAACCTCTCGCTGAACTGGAGGGGTCGGCGTGA
- a CDS encoding DUF5781 family protein has translation MEVHVHGPGPAAPFLRARDLFETEHDLDSPVHVHVRENPDERTWTAHPDDHVLNISRQAATSAMARELALHEFAHMARHEEDHPSHTQSTEEVLFLALSGKSVERRRVTHCYQIANHMKDIYADDITLRVGPTDKLVSFLESELAAAVADRPARSRDEVARKRDGLRLTGTADPEMTAVNAAFALALVERHDLVDSDHRLYDLAHAAANDAPEVGLAEFKHRFASLGPDPGESEYRRSLVDATREYAVGGGEKAAD, from the coding sequence ATGGAGGTTCACGTCCACGGTCCCGGTCCGGCCGCGCCGTTTCTCCGCGCCCGCGACCTCTTCGAGACCGAGCACGACCTCGACTCGCCCGTCCACGTCCACGTCCGGGAGAACCCCGACGAGCGGACGTGGACCGCCCACCCCGACGACCACGTGCTGAACATCTCCCGACAGGCCGCGACCAGCGCGATGGCCCGCGAACTCGCGCTCCACGAGTTCGCTCACATGGCCCGCCACGAGGAGGACCACCCCTCCCACACTCAGTCCACGGAGGAAGTCCTGTTCCTCGCGCTGTCGGGCAAGTCAGTCGAGCGCAGGCGCGTCACCCACTGCTACCAGATAGCCAACCACATGAAAGACATCTACGCCGACGACATCACGCTCCGGGTCGGCCCGACCGACAAACTCGTCTCCTTCCTCGAATCCGAACTCGCGGCCGCGGTCGCAGACCGACCCGCCCGGAGTCGGGACGAGGTGGCCCGCAAGCGCGACGGCCTGCGACTCACCGGCACCGCCGACCCCGAGATGACCGCGGTCAACGCCGCGTTCGCTCTCGCGCTGGTCGAGCGTCACGACCTCGTCGATTCGGACCACCGACTCTACGACCTCGCGCACGCGGCCGCGAACGACGCGCCCGAGGTCGGTCTCGCGGAGTTCAAACACCGGTTCGCGTCGCTGGGTCCCGACCCCGGCGAGAGCGAGTACCGCCGGTCGCTCGTGGACGCGACCCGCGAGTACGCGGTCGGCGGTGGCGAGAAGGCGGCGGACTGA
- a CDS encoding 30S ribosomal protein S7, producing the protein MAAEDQPEPDKPAGTDEEGTAVASLFGEWDITNIEYDDPSTERYITITPVAHTMGRHASKQFQKSEISIVERLINRLMQTEENTGKKQKTMQITREAFEMVHDRTDENPVQVLVTAVENAAPREETVRLKYGGISVPKAVDVAPQRRVDQALKFIAEGVYSASFKTPTDASEALADQLVGAANYDVQTYAINQKEEKERVAAAAR; encoded by the coding sequence ATGGCAGCAGAAGACCAACCCGAACCCGACAAGCCCGCGGGCACGGACGAAGAGGGAACGGCAGTCGCGAGTCTGTTCGGCGAGTGGGACATCACCAACATCGAGTACGACGACCCCTCGACCGAGCGCTACATCACGATTACGCCGGTCGCACACACGATGGGTCGCCACGCGTCCAAGCAGTTCCAGAAGAGCGAAATCTCCATCGTCGAGCGTCTCATCAACCGCCTGATGCAGACCGAGGAGAACACCGGCAAGAAGCAGAAGACGATGCAGATTACCCGCGAGGCGTTCGAGATGGTTCACGACCGCACCGACGAGAACCCGGTTCAGGTTCTCGTCACGGCGGTCGAGAACGCCGCCCCGCGCGAGGAGACCGTCCGCCTGAAGTACGGTGGTATCTCGGTCCCCAAGGCCGTCGACGTGGCGCCCCAGCGCCGGGTCGACCAAGCCCTGAAGTTCATCGCCGAGGGCGTCTACAGCGCGTCGTTCAAGACGCCGACCGACGCCTCCGAGGCGCTGGCCGACCAACTCGTCGGCGCGGCCAACTACGACGTTCAGACCTACGCTATCAACCAGAAAGAAGAGAAAGAGCGCGTCGCGGCCGCGGCCCGCTAA
- a CDS encoding cupin domain-containing protein, with product MSYTKVDSRDVEPVGEGLRFLRDPLDCEKLGVSILDADPGWTGKQHDHAEDGQEEVYVLIDGAATVTIEGEDVELTAGEAVRIPAEATRQIHNGDTESTFVLVGASGGE from the coding sequence ATGTCGTACACTAAAGTCGATTCCCGCGACGTGGAACCGGTCGGCGAGGGGCTGCGCTTCCTTCGGGACCCCCTCGACTGCGAGAAACTGGGCGTGTCCATCCTCGACGCCGACCCCGGATGGACGGGCAAGCAACACGACCACGCCGAGGACGGACAGGAGGAAGTGTACGTCCTGATAGACGGGGCCGCCACCGTCACCATCGAGGGCGAGGACGTGGAACTGACCGCGGGCGAGGCCGTCCGAATTCCGGCCGAGGCGACCCGCCAGATTCACAACGGCGATACCGAGAGCACGTTCGTGCTGGTCGGAGCGTCCGGCGGGGAGTGA
- a CDS encoding 30S ribosomal protein S12, with amino-acid sequence MANGKYAARKLKKDRQNHRWSDSDYARRERGLGEKSDPLEGAPQGRGIVLEKVGIEAKQPNSAIRKCVRVQLIKNGKQVTAFCPGDGAISFIDEHDEVTIAGIGGAKGRAMGDLSGVNYKVVKVNGVSLEELVRGNAEKPVR; translated from the coding sequence ATGGCGAACGGCAAGTACGCAGCGAGAAAGTTGAAGAAGGACCGCCAGAATCACCGGTGGTCCGACTCCGATTACGCCCGACGCGAGCGCGGTCTCGGGGAGAAGTCCGACCCCCTCGAAGGCGCTCCGCAGGGACGTGGCATCGTTCTCGAGAAAGTGGGCATCGAGGCCAAACAGCCCAACTCCGCGATTCGGAAGTGCGTCCGGGTCCAACTCATCAAGAACGGCAAGCAGGTCACCGCCTTCTGTCCCGGCGACGGTGCCATCTCGTTCATCGACGAACACGACGAGGTCACCATCGCGGGCATCGGCGGCGCGAAGGGTCGCGCGATGGGCGACCTCTCCGGCGTCAACTACAAGGTCGTGAAGGTCAACGGCGTGAGCCTCGAAGAACTAGTCCGTGGAAACGCTGAGAAGCCGGTGCGATAA
- the rpoA2 gene encoding DNA-directed RNA polymerase subunit A'', translated as MTDYDVSEDIEAVVEDTDLPRRLKDEVYSTVEARDGVTAEHADQIARAVENRHLDTRVDPLDPVGTVSAQSIGEPGTQMTMNTFHYAGVAEIDVTQGLPRLIELVDARKTPDTPMMTVHLEDEYATDREKAHEVVWQIEATRILALGDISTNVADMVVSIDLNEDTLEERMITPDEIAGIIEDELGVETTQQGAVIEFGPDEPSYRDLLQLVEQLRDIVFKGIEDISRVVIRKEQLDDGEEFILYTEGSAFGDVMEIEGVDASRTTSNNIHEIHKNLGIEAAREAIIEETMNTLEEQGLDDVNIRHLMLVADIMTNRGEIESIGRHGISGSKESVLARAAFEVTVNHLLDAAIHGEVDDLNGVTENVIVGKPIKLGTGDVDLRMGSSMSSEPEASD; from the coding sequence ATGACCGACTACGACGTATCCGAAGACATCGAGGCCGTCGTCGAGGACACCGACCTCCCCCGACGGCTGAAAGACGAGGTGTACAGCACCGTGGAAGCCCGCGACGGCGTCACCGCCGAGCACGCCGACCAAATCGCTCGCGCCGTCGAGAACCGGCATCTCGACACGCGCGTCGACCCGCTCGACCCCGTGGGGACCGTCTCCGCACAGAGTATCGGGGAACCCGGGACCCAGATGACGATGAACACGTTCCACTACGCGGGGGTCGCGGAGATTGACGTGACGCAGGGTCTCCCCCGACTCATCGAGTTGGTGGACGCTCGGAAGACCCCGGACACGCCGATGATGACCGTCCACCTCGAAGACGAGTACGCCACCGACCGCGAGAAGGCCCACGAGGTCGTCTGGCAGATAGAGGCGACTCGGATTCTGGCGCTGGGCGACATCTCGACCAACGTGGCCGACATGGTGGTGTCCATCGACCTCAACGAGGACACCCTTGAAGAACGGATGATAACGCCCGACGAAATCGCGGGCATCATCGAGGACGAACTCGGCGTCGAGACCACCCAGCAAGGGGCGGTCATCGAGTTCGGCCCCGACGAGCCGAGTTACCGCGACCTGCTCCAGTTGGTCGAACAGCTACGGGACATCGTGTTCAAGGGCATCGAGGACATCTCCCGAGTCGTCATCCGGAAGGAGCAACTCGACGACGGCGAGGAGTTCATCCTCTACACCGAGGGGTCGGCCTTCGGCGACGTGATGGAGATAGAGGGCGTGGACGCCAGTCGGACCACCTCGAACAACATCCACGAGATTCACAAGAACCTCGGCATCGAGGCGGCCCGCGAGGCCATCATCGAGGAGACGATGAACACCCTCGAAGAGCAGGGTCTCGACGACGTGAACATCCGCCACCTGATGCTGGTCGCCGACATCATGACCAACCGGGGCGAAATCGAGTCCATCGGTCGCCACGGCATCTCGGGGAGCAAGGAGTCGGTCCTCGCTCGCGCGGCGTTCGAGGTCACCGTCAACCACCTGCTCGACGCCGCCATCCACGGCGAGGTGGACGACCTCAACGGCGTGACCGAGAACGTCATCGTCGGGAAACCCATCAAGCTCGGCACGGGCGACGTGGACCTCCGGATGGGGTCCTCGATGAGTTCCGAGCCGGAAGCCTCCGACTGA
- a CDS encoding alpha/beta fold hydrolase has translation MPTVRTNDVETYYERRGDGPPLVFVHGAILDHSQWDPQVDALSDEYTTIAYDVRGHGRTGGSPRDAYSIDLFAADLDALVTALGLDSPVVCGLSTGGCIAQTYAAARPDRLAGLILADTFTPELFDRREWLQRSVALRAAVPPVRLVGYERVERALVWLQRRFHGEGVSGDYEKIERLRRDGPKMETEEFAKVVHAVAAFHETALDLSAITVPTLVLYGENEPPFVRRHAPKLGAAIPNATVREIPGAGHASNLDNPAFFTDAVREFLAGVRPSEAVSADDARTEDGRRDDR, from the coding sequence ATGCCTACAGTCCGGACGAACGACGTCGAAACCTACTACGAGCGACGCGGCGACGGACCGCCGCTCGTCTTCGTTCACGGCGCTATCCTCGACCACTCTCAGTGGGACCCCCAGGTGGACGCCTTGAGCGACGAGTACACCACTATCGCCTACGACGTTCGAGGCCACGGCCGAACCGGCGGGTCGCCCAGAGACGCCTACTCCATCGACCTGTTCGCCGCCGACCTCGACGCGCTCGTCACGGCGTTAGGTCTCGACTCCCCCGTCGTTTGCGGACTTTCGACCGGCGGATGCATCGCTCAGACGTACGCGGCCGCTCGCCCCGACCGATTGGCCGGACTGATTCTGGCCGATACGTTCACCCCCGAACTGTTCGACCGACGCGAGTGGCTCCAGCGGTCCGTCGCGCTGCGGGCCGCCGTCCCGCCGGTCCGTCTCGTCGGCTACGAACGGGTCGAGCGCGCGCTGGTGTGGCTCCAGCGGCGATTCCACGGCGAAGGGGTCAGCGGCGACTACGAGAAGATAGAGCGGCTCCGGAGGGACGGTCCGAAGATGGAGACCGAGGAGTTCGCCAAGGTCGTCCACGCCGTCGCGGCGTTCCACGAGACGGCGCTGGACCTCTCGGCGATTACCGTCCCGACGCTGGTGCTGTACGGCGAGAACGAACCGCCGTTCGTCCGGCGACACGCGCCGAAGTTGGGTGCGGCGATTCCGAACGCAACGGTCCGGGAGATTCCGGGCGCGGGTCACGCTTCCAACCTCGACAATCCGGCGTTCTTCACCGACGCCGTGCGCGAGTTCCTCGCCGGGGTTCGTCCGTCGGAGGCCGTTTCTGCGGACGATGCACGTACCGAGGACGGGCGGCGAGACGACCGCTAA